From Candidatus Bathyanammoxibius amoris, the proteins below share one genomic window:
- the pgsA gene encoding CDP-diacylglycerol--glycerol-3-phosphate 3-phosphatidyltransferase, with amino-acid sequence MTLSQIACSDYQQAEKRRGVKRLIEPFYYLPNQLTVLRLVMGIVFFFILTLGLYDLALVVFIIATITDFLDGYLARKRGLISNFGRIADPLVDKVIICGGFIVLVANDQPVIGAWVAAVIVLRELLIGLLRGYVEFFRGIRFPGSTAGKWKMTGQCVALYSVMLYAGHFTGVWWARMWVDLTVWFAVSITIYSGLLYLYGAGSLLRKRAAGVAIE; translated from the coding sequence ATGACCTTGTCGCAAATTGCGTGTAGTGATTACCAGCAGGCGGAGAAACGGCGCGGAGTTAAGAGGCTTATCGAGCCTTTCTATTATCTACCGAATCAGTTGACCGTGCTCAGATTGGTTATGGGCATAGTGTTCTTTTTCATCCTGACTCTCGGGTTATATGACCTTGCCCTGGTGGTGTTCATTATCGCCACAATAACAGATTTTCTTGATGGGTATCTGGCAAGGAAGAGGGGACTGATAAGTAATTTTGGAAGGATAGCGGACCCCCTGGTAGACAAGGTAATTATATGCGGCGGGTTTATAGTACTTGTTGCAAACGACCAGCCTGTTATCGGGGCCTGGGTGGCGGCGGTAATCGTGTTACGGGAGCTGCTCATTGGTCTCCTGAGAGGTTATGTTGAGTTTTTCAGGGGTATACGCTTCCCCGGCAGCACCGCGGGGAAGTGGAAGATGACGGGCCAGTGTGTCGCCCTGTATTCGGTGATGCTTTACGCCGGCCATTTCACCGGGGTGTGGTGGGCCAGGATGTGGGTGGACCTCACGGTCTGGTTTGCGGTGAGCATTACCATTTACTCAGGGCTGCTCTACCTGTATGGTGCCGGTTCGCTCCTGCGAAAACGCGCTGCGGGCGTAGCAATAGAGTAG
- the cdaA gene encoding diadenylate cyclase CdaA, which produces MDRLYGDIDLFVALKAAAEIFIIFLMLYFMLRFMQGTRGVGVMRGLVFILVIATVILLVIVRKLQLYTIDWLLTEFLPMVTIPFIILFQPELRRALVRLGENPFLGVFFKGESPMLDEVVVAASVLAKNGLGGIIAIERKVGLDHFVEAGTRVDANISSELINTIFWPGSPLHDGAVIIQEQKVAAAGCLLPLSDDPTMDKSLGTRHRAAMGLTEETDAVAIVISEETGVISLAVKGKINSGLDEKDLKKALGRLLKGGSGNSRGDRLAQGSAIQ; this is translated from the coding sequence ATGGACCGGTTATACGGAGATATAGACCTTTTTGTTGCCCTTAAAGCGGCGGCAGAGATATTCATCATATTCTTGATGTTGTATTTCATGCTCCGCTTTATGCAGGGTACCCGTGGTGTCGGGGTCATGAGGGGCCTGGTATTTATCCTGGTCATTGCGACGGTAATTCTGCTCGTTATCGTGCGCAAGTTGCAGCTCTATACTATAGATTGGCTCCTTACAGAGTTTTTACCGATGGTTACGATACCGTTCATCATCCTTTTTCAGCCCGAGCTGCGCCGTGCGCTGGTCCGGCTCGGAGAGAACCCATTCCTGGGGGTTTTCTTTAAGGGCGAGTCTCCTATGTTAGATGAGGTGGTCGTGGCCGCCTCCGTCCTGGCGAAGAACGGGCTGGGCGGGATTATCGCCATTGAGAGAAAGGTGGGGCTCGATCATTTTGTGGAGGCGGGAACGCGCGTTGACGCAAATATATCCAGCGAACTTATAAACACGATATTCTGGCCCGGTTCTCCGCTGCACGACGGGGCGGTTATAATTCAGGAACAAAAGGTGGCCGCGGCCGGGTGCCTGTTACCCCTGAGCGATGACCCCACCATGGACAAATCCCTTGGCACACGTCACAGGGCCGCGATGGGGCTTACCGAGGAAACCGATGCAGTCGCAATCGTTATCTCAGAGGAGACAGGGGTTATTTCCCTTGCCGTAAAGGGAAAAATCAACAGTGGGCTGGATGAAAAAGACCTGAAAAAAGCCCTGGGTCGTCTGTTAAAGGGCGGTAGCGGAAATTCTAGAGGTGATAGACTTGCTCAAGGAAGCGCTATTCAATAA
- a CDS encoding pyridoxine 5'-phosphate synthase — translation MTKLGVNVDHVATLRQARMTYEPDPVTAASLADLGGADIITIHLREDRRHIQDRDLKLLKQTVFTKLNLEMSMAREIVELALAEGPAQVTFVPEKRQEITTEGGLDVVSRRKVLAPLIERFKERGIAVSLFIDPETQQIQGAREVGAEFVELHTGAYANAETETEQMDMLEKLYRCAGLSREAGLRVNAGHGLTYKNVGPVVEKIGAEELHIGHSIISRAVFVGIKKAVEEMKELIYKHSLRAKTGGRPRVRS, via the coding sequence ATGACAAAGCTGGGGGTAAACGTAGACCATGTGGCTACGCTTCGGCAGGCCAGGATGACCTATGAACCGGATCCGGTAACGGCAGCCTCCCTGGCAGACCTGGGAGGGGCCGACATCATTACTATACACCTCAGGGAGGACCGCAGGCACATACAGGACAGAGACCTGAAACTGCTCAAACAGACGGTGTTTACGAAGTTAAACCTGGAGATGTCCATGGCCCGTGAGATAGTAGAATTAGCCCTGGCAGAGGGGCCTGCACAGGTTACGTTCGTACCTGAAAAGAGACAGGAGATTACCACCGAAGGCGGGCTTGACGTGGTTTCCCGGAGAAAGGTCCTTGCCCCGCTGATTGAGAGGTTTAAGGAACGGGGCATAGCGGTAAGTCTGTTTATTGACCCTGAGACACAACAGATACAGGGAGCCAGGGAGGTAGGGGCGGAATTTGTAGAACTCCACACGGGCGCCTATGCCAATGCGGAGACGGAGACCGAGCAGATGGACATGCTCGAGAAACTTTACCGGTGCGCCGGCCTCTCCAGAGAAGCGGGGCTAAGGGTAAACGCCGGTCACGGCCTTACGTACAAAAATGTCGGGCCTGTTGTAGAAAAAATAGGCGCCGAAGAACTCCACATAGGCCACAGCATCATCTCAAGGGCAGTGTTTGTGGGGATTAAGAAGGCGGTTGAAGAAATGAAGGAGTTGATATATAAACATAGTTTGCGGGCAAAGACGGGCGGGCGGCCCAGGGTGCGTTCTTAG
- the rimO gene encoding 30S ribosomal protein S12 methylthiotransferase RimO, translated as MKTKTQIQTQKIALVSLGCSKNLVDSEKMLGRLAQGEVVFCQDPALADVLIINTCGFVKDAKEESINTILEMAKLKEECGLEKLIVTGCLAERYEKELIRDIPEIDHVVELENFDRIAELSGITGREKGSNGSCDVSDSFRVRLTPKHYAYLKISEGCSNSCSYCAIPAIRGPFGSRPMDEILREAEGLAAGGARELNLIAQDSTLYGVDIYGRQCLHELLGRLSKIDPIKWIRLLYTHPAHFYPELIGEIAGNERVVKYVDMPVQHISDKMLELMGREVTRSRVEELIRRLRKEIPGLVLRTTMIVGFPGEGEREFRELLAFLEETAFERLGVFVYSQEEGTPAAAFKGRVPEPEKQRRLAEVMTLQQGITFDKNGQLVGKNLEVLVDGVQEGGRSWLARSYRDAPEVDGNVIVFDTGLVPGEFKKVTITHQEGYDLVANCV; from the coding sequence ATGAAGACAAAGACGCAGATACAGACGCAGAAGATAGCGCTGGTAAGCCTGGGTTGTTCTAAGAACCTGGTCGATTCCGAGAAGATGCTGGGCCGGCTCGCGCAGGGAGAGGTCGTCTTCTGTCAAGACCCGGCGCTTGCGGATGTACTGATCATAAACACCTGTGGCTTTGTAAAAGACGCTAAAGAGGAATCCATAAATACCATCCTCGAGATGGCGAAACTTAAGGAGGAATGTGGACTGGAGAAGCTTATCGTAACCGGTTGTCTTGCTGAACGTTACGAAAAGGAACTGATAAGGGATATACCGGAAATCGACCACGTGGTGGAACTTGAGAACTTTGACAGGATAGCCGAACTCTCAGGTATAACTGGGCGGGAAAAGGGGTCTAACGGGTCGTGCGACGTTAGCGATTCGTTCCGCGTCCGCCTGACCCCCAAGCATTATGCGTATCTGAAGATATCCGAGGGCTGCAGCAACAGTTGCAGCTATTGCGCAATACCCGCGATACGGGGCCCCTTCGGGAGCCGTCCCATGGATGAGATTCTGCGGGAGGCCGAAGGGCTTGCGGCCGGCGGTGCCAGGGAGTTAAACCTGATAGCACAAGACAGCACCCTGTATGGCGTGGATATTTACGGACGCCAGTGCCTGCACGAGCTGCTGGGAAGGCTCTCAAAAATAGACCCCATCAAGTGGATAAGGCTTCTCTATACACACCCCGCACACTTCTACCCGGAACTTATCGGTGAAATAGCCGGTAACGAGAGGGTCGTTAAGTACGTAGACATGCCCGTGCAGCATATTAGTGATAAGATGCTTGAACTGATGGGCAGGGAGGTCACGCGCTCCCGGGTGGAGGAACTGATACGGAGGCTTCGCAAAGAGATCCCGGGGCTCGTTCTGCGCACTACCATGATAGTGGGTTTCCCCGGGGAAGGCGAGAGGGAGTTCCGCGAACTGCTTGCATTCCTGGAAGAGACAGCCTTTGAGAGGCTGGGGGTGTTTGTTTATTCGCAAGAAGAAGGCACACCGGCCGCGGCCTTTAAGGGCCGGGTTCCGGAGCCGGAGAAACAGAGGAGGCTTGCCGAGGTGATGACCCTGCAGCAGGGAATAACCTTCGACAAAAACGGCCAACTTGTTGGAAAAAACCTTGAGGTCCTTGTGGACGGCGTTCAGGAGGGTGGCCGGAGCTGGCTGGCCAGGTCGTACAGAGACGCCCCCGAGGTAGACGGAAACGTGATAGTGTTTGATACGGGATTGGTACCCGGAGAATTTAAAAAAGTAACAATTACACATCAAGAGGGATATGACCTTGTCGCAAATTGCGTGTAG
- the recO gene encoding DNA repair protein RecO, with product MGFCKTQAVVLRRNDYSNSSQIVTFYTRTHGKVRALAKGSKRAGRKPPGAIELFSHMEIVFIQKENTDLHLLTEWESLGDSPAFRKDVERFYAACHVVKLACELTGDGDENEPLFDLILNALFSLSLTKHTDVVLRAFELQTLKLLGYLPQLDECANCGADLAGRPGAVFSPVDKGLLCRRCAGGKAHHGLSPGAVRAAVFLAGSCVTTCDRLRLPQKVSEEIRLLSQGCMTFVLNRPVEMRKLVV from the coding sequence ATGGGGTTTTGTAAGACACAGGCAGTAGTACTAAGGCGGAATGATTATAGTAATTCCAGCCAGATAGTCACGTTCTACACAAGAACTCACGGGAAGGTCCGTGCGCTGGCAAAGGGGTCAAAGCGCGCGGGGAGGAAACCCCCCGGTGCCATCGAGTTGTTTTCACACATGGAGATAGTCTTCATACAAAAGGAAAATACGGACCTGCATCTGCTGACGGAGTGGGAATCACTCGGAGACTCTCCGGCGTTCAGGAAGGACGTTGAGCGGTTCTATGCGGCCTGCCACGTCGTAAAATTGGCCTGTGAGCTTACCGGGGACGGGGATGAAAATGAGCCTCTCTTTGATTTAATATTGAATGCCCTTTTCAGCCTTTCTTTGACTAAACACACGGACGTGGTCTTACGCGCCTTCGAACTTCAAACGCTGAAGCTTCTGGGTTACCTGCCACAGTTAGATGAGTGTGCCAACTGTGGTGCTGACCTTGCTGGGAGGCCCGGAGCAGTCTTCAGCCCCGTCGATAAAGGGTTGTTGTGTAGAAGGTGCGCGGGAGGAAAGGCGCATCACGGTCTCTCACCAGGCGCCGTCAGGGCGGCAGTCTTCCTGGCAGGTTCCTGTGTCACGACGTGTGACCGCCTTCGGCTGCCCCAGAAGGTCTCAGAGGAGATCAGGTTGTTAAGCCAGGGCTGTATGACGTTTGTATTGAATAGGCCCGTGGAGATGCGAAAGTTAGTGGTATGA
- the lptE gene encoding LPS assembly lipoprotein LptE: protein MIKRILIILVLFLAGCGYTSRSLIEQNVRSIYVPIFDNETFRRGLEFNLTRAIKEEILYRTQLKIVDKRHADTILTGKIKEVQENVLIENPDAVVVESRVTVTVVISWEDQRTGRFLMNNRAVSAAAEFIATRDEDVEFGEIEAFTDLAAKVVNLMERNW from the coding sequence GTGATAAAGCGCATACTGATTATTCTGGTATTGTTTCTTGCGGGTTGTGGTTATACGTCTCGCTCACTTATCGAGCAGAACGTACGCAGTATATACGTGCCTATCTTTGATAATGAGACGTTCCGCCGCGGGCTGGAATTCAACCTGACCAGGGCCATAAAAGAAGAGATACTGTACAGGACACAACTCAAGATTGTAGACAAAAGGCACGCCGATACAATCCTCACCGGGAAAATAAAAGAGGTGCAGGAAAACGTGCTGATAGAGAACCCCGATGCAGTGGTTGTAGAAAGTCGTGTAACGGTTACCGTGGTGATTTCATGGGAAGACCAGAGGACCGGAAGATTCTTAATGAATAACAGGGCTGTATCTGCGGCCGCGGAGTTCATCGCGACCAGGGACGAGGACGTTGAGTTTGGCGAGATAGAGGCGTTCACGGACCTCGCAGCAAAGGTCGTTAATTTGATGGAAAGAAATTGGTAG
- a CDS encoding DNA translocase FtsK 4TM domain-containing protein: MDKKKLLKISLAVFLIAFALFTLISLISYHASDPPFADYPGSSSIKNLCGRFGAVLSGYALSWLGLATFPLVGLIGTGGVMLLLRGRVEDLWIKAIGGLMLTVSIALVFSLIGHILPNKGAIGWAGGILGNAASSRLLDNLGLAGTCVFLSFGFLTSSILLFNVSPVETVSSLVRRIKNRRRSKPAVSKEERVSKPPAEERPLEGTASWPGPLLLPIDLLEKRSESEKVDDEESLKKRAEALEDSLAQFNVIAQVVGFETGPAITMYELELAPGTKVSKVLSLSDDLAMALKAPSIRVVAPLPGKSTVGIEVPNHKRKNVGLRGLLEIIQDGKVNLEDSAIPLPLGRDITGYPIYCDLSGMPHLLIAGTTGSGKSICLNSLILSILFLMSQKELKLLLVDPKLVEFSPFKDIPHLISPVVTDVKEAQAVLEWAVSKMDERYGLLARAGVKNIAEYNKLGEKGLKKRLGLDSYIDPEFYSLPYIVIIIDELADLMMAASKKVENAVTRLAQKSRAVGIHLVVSTQRPSVDVVTGLIKSNLPARVSFLVASKVDSRTVLDQNGAENLLGEGDMLFMPPGSSELVRVQGAYVSNEEVERVVEFVKKQARPEFSTELRDWKLEAKREDRSDPLYSEAVKTVLDAGRCNERLLQEKLNLTYPQAVKLLCQMTEDGIVSEYKEGVQREVLLSPEEWEPPGNKKVRTNR; the protein is encoded by the coding sequence ATGGATAAAAAGAAACTCCTGAAGATCTCTCTGGCGGTGTTTCTGATAGCTTTTGCGCTCTTTACCCTCATTAGTTTAATAAGCTATCACGCGTCAGACCCGCCGTTCGCCGATTACCCGGGGAGCAGTTCTATAAAGAACTTATGCGGACGGTTTGGGGCGGTACTTTCAGGTTACGCGCTCTCATGGCTGGGCCTTGCCACCTTTCCGCTGGTAGGGTTGATAGGCACGGGGGGCGTGATGCTGCTCTTGCGCGGGAGGGTGGAAGACCTGTGGATAAAGGCCATTGGCGGATTAATGCTTACGGTATCCATCGCACTGGTATTTTCTTTGATAGGGCATATCCTGCCAAACAAGGGCGCCATCGGATGGGCCGGGGGGATTCTGGGTAATGCCGCATCCAGCAGGCTCCTCGACAATTTAGGTCTTGCCGGCACCTGCGTATTCCTGAGTTTCGGATTCCTGACCTCAAGCATTCTCCTCTTTAACGTGAGTCCGGTCGAGACCGTCTCATCCTTAGTCAGACGGATCAAGAATAGAAGGAGGTCTAAGCCCGCTGTTTCCAAGGAGGAACGTGTTTCCAAACCCCCCGCAGAGGAAAGACCTCTTGAGGGAACAGCTTCGTGGCCGGGACCACTTTTACTGCCCATTGACCTGCTTGAGAAGCGCTCTGAGTCAGAGAAGGTAGATGACGAAGAGTCTCTGAAGAAGAGGGCGGAGGCGCTGGAAGATTCTCTGGCACAGTTTAACGTGATCGCGCAGGTGGTTGGCTTTGAGACGGGCCCCGCCATAACCATGTATGAACTGGAACTGGCGCCGGGCACCAAGGTCTCAAAAGTTTTATCACTTTCCGATGACCTGGCGATGGCCTTGAAGGCCCCCAGCATCAGGGTGGTGGCCCCGCTGCCGGGGAAGTCTACCGTAGGCATAGAGGTGCCGAATCACAAGAGAAAGAACGTGGGACTGAGGGGGCTGCTCGAAATCATTCAGGACGGCAAGGTCAACCTGGAGGACAGCGCGATCCCCCTGCCCCTTGGCAGGGACATAACGGGCTATCCTATTTACTGTGACCTGTCCGGAATGCCGCATCTCCTTATTGCCGGCACTACCGGTTCCGGAAAATCCATCTGCCTGAACTCACTGATACTCAGCATATTATTCCTGATGTCCCAGAAGGAGTTAAAGCTCCTGCTTGTAGACCCCAAGCTGGTAGAATTCTCACCGTTTAAAGACATACCACACCTCATCAGCCCCGTGGTTACTGACGTAAAGGAGGCGCAGGCCGTACTTGAGTGGGCAGTGAGCAAGATGGACGAACGTTACGGGCTGCTGGCGCGGGCAGGCGTAAAGAACATAGCGGAATACAACAAATTGGGGGAAAAGGGCCTTAAGAAGAGGTTGGGCCTGGACAGCTATATCGACCCGGAGTTTTATAGCCTTCCTTACATAGTGATAATAATAGACGAGCTTGCGGACCTTATGATGGCGGCGTCGAAGAAGGTAGAGAATGCGGTTACACGGTTGGCGCAGAAGTCGCGTGCCGTGGGCATCCACCTGGTAGTCTCCACCCAGCGTCCTTCCGTGGACGTCGTTACGGGTCTGATAAAGTCCAATCTCCCTGCCCGGGTTTCGTTCCTCGTGGCCTCGAAGGTAGATTCGAGAACGGTGCTCGACCAAAATGGCGCCGAGAACCTCCTTGGAGAAGGTGACATGCTGTTTATGCCGCCGGGGAGTTCCGAGCTGGTGAGGGTGCAGGGTGCGTACGTCAGTAACGAAGAGGTTGAAAGGGTGGTGGAATTCGTGAAGAAACAGGCCCGGCCGGAATTCTCCACAGAGCTTAGAGACTGGAAACTCGAGGCCAAGAGAGAAGATAGAAGCGACCCCCTTTATAGTGAGGCCGTTAAGACGGTGCTTGATGCCGGGAGGTGCAACGAAAGACTGCTTCAGGAAAAACTTAACCTAACCTATCCGCAGGCCGTTAAACTGCTGTGCCAGATGACGGAAGACGGCATTGTCAGTGAATATAAAGAAGGTGTGCAGAGGGAGGTCCTGCTCAGCCCGGAAGAATGGGAACCGCCGGGCAATAAAAAAGTACGAACCAACAGATGA
- the folP gene encoding dihydropteroate synthase has protein sequence MVDILTRYNPRVLDISQLERKGLRREGGGGGAHCTLSLDGLSGTQRDLLSKWASSVGGRLNTVVNGASRSAFLSVSERALGRTRPSPGDAGAGIEHVLDAAGETVSRYRKESFRITYGKGTLKLGRKTCVMGVLNVTPDSFYDGGCYYEPEKALARAFKMIEEGADIIDVGGVSTRPGSGTVSEKEELRRITPVIKGLSSHTRVPISVDTCRARVAEKALEAGAQIVNDVSGLGDEDMARVVASSDAPVVIMHMKGRPHRMPKNPAYKDLLAEITLFLRKRIGEAVSAGVDESNIIVDPGIGFGKSPGQSLEVLRRLGELRSLGLPIMVGTSNKSFIRHVLSSTDNGEAPDAGDVLYGTLATIALAINNGAKIVRVHQVREAVHFTAVCAAVTRES, from the coding sequence TTGGTAGATATCCTTACCAGGTACAATCCCAGGGTACTGGACATCTCACAGTTGGAGAGAAAGGGTCTCCGGCGTGAGGGTGGCGGGGGAGGTGCGCACTGTACCCTGAGCCTGGACGGCCTGAGTGGGACACAGCGTGACCTGCTCAGCAAGTGGGCTTCAAGCGTGGGGGGGAGACTTAATACGGTGGTTAACGGTGCTTCCCGCTCGGCGTTCTTGTCTGTTAGCGAGCGGGCCTTGGGACGGACCCGTCCTTCTCCTGGAGATGCAGGGGCAGGTATAGAACATGTCCTGGATGCGGCAGGGGAGACGGTTTCCAGATACAGGAAGGAGTCTTTCCGTATCACTTATGGTAAGGGTACCCTGAAACTCGGTCGGAAGACCTGCGTAATGGGGGTTCTTAACGTGACGCCCGATTCCTTTTATGATGGCGGTTGTTATTATGAACCGGAAAAGGCCTTAGCCCGCGCCTTTAAGATGATAGAGGAGGGAGCGGACATAATAGACGTAGGTGGCGTCTCAACCAGGCCGGGCTCCGGGACTGTTTCTGAGAAAGAAGAGCTCAGGCGGATAACTCCTGTCATTAAAGGGCTTTCCAGCCACACCAGGGTGCCCATCTCAGTCGACACCTGCCGCGCGCGTGTTGCTGAGAAGGCACTTGAAGCCGGCGCGCAGATCGTAAACGACGTTAGCGGACTTGGGGATGAAGACATGGCCAGGGTGGTTGCCTCTTCCGACGCACCCGTCGTCATCATGCACATGAAAGGCAGGCCCCACCGCATGCCCAAAAACCCTGCGTACAAAGACCTGCTCGCGGAAATTACACTTTTTTTGAGGAAGAGAATCGGCGAGGCCGTGAGTGCCGGTGTTGATGAATCGAACATAATAGTTGACCCCGGCATAGGTTTTGGGAAAAGTCCCGGTCAGTCGCTGGAGGTATTGCGCCGATTAGGTGAATTGAGGTCCCTGGGCCTGCCTATTATGGTAGGCACTTCGAATAAGAGTTTTATAAGGCACGTCCTGAGTTCGACAGACAATGGGGAAGCGCCGGACGCTGGCGATGTGTTGTATGGAACGCTTGCCACCATTGCACTGGCCATCAATAATGGCGCCAAGATTGTGAGGGTGCATCAAGTGCGTGAAGCGGTACACTTCACCGCTGTCTGCGCGGCCGTTACCAGAGAATCTTAA
- the bamD gene encoding outer membrane protein assembly factor BamD: MKRKRLILSFILAILVVSPSGVYADWVWNKGTGWVDPLTLDPSVPDQRYKLAVALMVNGDYESAVKEFQAVLDRHRDTDLAEPCQYNIGQSLFLAGKYKKAFRAYERLLEMFPGTRITGLVYKKELEAGLGLMQVKPKKSVEIFERIIEHNPQGPLAADAQVKMADAYFLGEDFVNAEDAYRGVLENYPKSEWAPYSMYRIPLCKLSLELRRERDMDNLWKARNGFEEYLANYPDSTLADEAKKNIHRVEDFIAHKEYDIAEFYLRKRKPASAMVYLKRIVSRFSNTRWAAKSQDTIDFLKKIDAVRK, from the coding sequence ATGAAACGAAAGCGTCTTATTCTGTCGTTTATACTGGCGATTCTGGTGGTTTCTCCATCCGGTGTTTATGCGGACTGGGTGTGGAACAAAGGGACGGGGTGGGTAGACCCGTTGACCCTGGACCCCAGCGTCCCGGACCAGCGCTACAAGCTTGCTGTCGCGCTGATGGTGAACGGCGATTACGAAAGTGCGGTAAAGGAATTTCAGGCTGTATTAGACAGACACCGCGATACCGACCTCGCTGAACCGTGTCAGTACAATATCGGTCAATCCCTTTTTCTGGCCGGTAAGTATAAGAAGGCGTTTAGGGCCTACGAGAGGCTCCTTGAAATGTTTCCGGGTACGAGAATAACCGGGTTGGTGTACAAAAAAGAGCTTGAGGCGGGCTTGGGGCTTATGCAGGTGAAGCCGAAGAAATCTGTTGAGATATTCGAGAGAATCATAGAGCACAATCCGCAGGGCCCTCTGGCGGCCGACGCTCAGGTGAAGATGGCAGACGCGTATTTCCTTGGCGAGGATTTTGTGAATGCCGAAGATGCGTACAGGGGTGTACTTGAGAATTATCCGAAGAGTGAGTGGGCGCCGTATTCCATGTACCGTATACCGTTGTGCAAGCTGAGTCTGGAGCTCCGCAGGGAGAGGGACATGGATAATCTCTGGAAGGCTCGAAACGGGTTTGAGGAGTACCTTGCGAATTATCCAGACAGTACTCTTGCTGATGAAGCGAAGAAGAACATCCACAGAGTCGAAGATTTTATAGCCCATAAAGAGTATGACATCGCCGAGTTCTACCTCCGCAAAAGGAAGCCTGCGTCGGCCATGGTGTACCTGAAGAGGATAGTGAGCAGATTCTCCAACACACGATGGGCAGCGAAATCACAGGATACAATTGACTTTTTGAAAAAGATTGATGCCGTCAGAAAGTGA
- a CDS encoding CdaR family protein has protein sequence MLKEALFNNLGAKLMALAMALALWLFATGKYTGELSSTVPLEVSFPPGYTLLNQSATTVDIRLKGPKGGIDYVSELVGQRKIIARCGVYVEGRENEDVIEEMVILEKKNFNLPYDVKLDMVRPKKVKFTLVKRETKTLSVELQKWGEPPPGYEVTGEFFFPFEVQVTGPANILRDATVLKTLPIDISNLTPDQNRTFPWQVPLEQRVIINRDDKTLTAPVECEGVVNVWFDIAEELESKEFERVGVRLLEPPDFPYEVQLEQKFVNLKVKGPRSVLDKLMSPSVYVDVSDLKPPGPYKEPLICKLPPMVKLDEQLPDIHLDITGGEAAKK, from the coding sequence TTGCTCAAGGAAGCGCTATTCAATAATCTCGGTGCGAAACTCATGGCCCTTGCGATGGCCCTGGCACTCTGGCTGTTCGCAACGGGAAAGTATACGGGTGAATTAAGCTCCACGGTACCCCTGGAGGTCTCTTTTCCTCCGGGGTATACGTTGCTTAACCAGTCTGCAACCACGGTTGATATAAGGCTCAAAGGGCCAAAGGGCGGTATCGACTATGTATCCGAACTGGTAGGACAGAGAAAGATAATTGCCAGATGCGGGGTGTACGTTGAGGGCAGGGAGAACGAAGACGTTATTGAGGAAATGGTGATTCTCGAGAAGAAGAATTTTAATCTCCCCTATGACGTCAAGCTGGATATGGTAAGGCCCAAGAAGGTGAAGTTCACGCTGGTGAAACGGGAGACTAAGACCCTGTCGGTGGAGCTTCAAAAATGGGGAGAACCACCACCGGGTTACGAGGTTACCGGGGAGTTTTTCTTCCCGTTTGAGGTACAGGTGACCGGCCCGGCCAACATCCTCAGAGACGCGACGGTACTGAAAACGCTCCCAATTGACATATCCAATCTGACCCCCGACCAAAACCGTACGTTTCCATGGCAGGTGCCGCTGGAACAGAGGGTGATAATTAATAGAGACGATAAGACCTTAACGGCCCCTGTAGAGTGTGAAGGGGTGGTTAACGTGTGGTTTGATATCGCAGAGGAATTGGAAAGCAAGGAGTTCGAGAGGGTAGGGGTAAGGCTCCTTGAGCCGCCTGACTTCCCGTACGAGGTACAACTGGAGCAGAAGTTTGTCAACCTCAAGGTAAAGGGCCCACGGTCAGTCCTGGATAAATTAATGTCGCCGTCCGTATACGTAGACGTGAGCGATCTCAAACCCCCCGGACCATACAAAGAGCCTCTCATCTGCAAATTACCCCCGATGGTGAAATTAGACGAACAGCTGCCGGACATACATCTGGACATCACGGGGGGCGAAGCAGCAAAGAAATGA